A genomic window from Bacteroidota bacterium includes:
- a CDS encoding AAA family ATPase: MNFKDDVEAVDALRAKYKVLTAEIGKIIIGQNEVVEDVLICILSRGHCLLVGVPGLAKTLLVNTISRVLGLQYSRIQFTPDLMPSDIIGTEILDESRQFRFVKGPLFANIILADEINRTPPKTQSALLEAMQERAVTTAGKRYELGNPFFVLATQNPIEQEGTYPLPEAQLDRFMFNVWLTYPKMEEEITVVKNTTSDYNPELKIILSAEEILYFQDLIRRVPVTDNVLQYAVRLASSTRPENPDSPSKVKQYLSWGAGPRASQYLILGAKTHSVIHGKYSPDIEDVRAVANAILRHRIVRNYKAEAENVSAEDIIKELVK, translated from the coding sequence ATGAATTTTAAAGACGATGTTGAAGCGGTTGACGCCCTGCGTGCCAAATATAAAGTCCTTACTGCCGAGATCGGGAAAATAATTATCGGGCAGAACGAAGTAGTTGAAGATGTGCTGATTTGCATCCTCAGCAGAGGACATTGTTTGCTGGTTGGCGTTCCGGGTCTGGCTAAAACACTTTTGGTCAATACCATCTCCCGTGTTCTCGGCTTGCAGTACAGCCGGATTCAATTCACGCCTGATTTAATGCCGTCAGATATAATAGGAACAGAAATACTGGATGAAAGCCGCCAGTTCCGTTTTGTGAAAGGACCTCTCTTTGCCAACATCATTCTTGCCGATGAAATAAACCGCACTCCTCCTAAAACACAGTCCGCATTGCTCGAAGCTATGCAGGAACGTGCCGTTACAACCGCAGGCAAAAGATATGAATTAGGAAATCCGTTTTTTGTTCTCGCCACGCAAAACCCCATAGAGCAGGAAGGAACCTACCCGTTGCCCGAAGCGCAGTTAGACCGCTTTATGTTCAACGTGTGGCTCACCTATCCCAAGATGGAAGAAGAGATAACGGTGGTAAAAAATACCACATCCGATTACAACCCCGAATTGAAAATAATTCTCAGCGCTGAAGAAATTCTTTATTTTCAGGATTTGATACGCAGAGTGCCTGTTACGGATAATGTTCTGCAATATGCTGTGCGCCTTGCCTCCAGCACACGACCTGAAAATCCTGATTCTCCTTCAAAGGTGAAACAATACCTCTCTTGGGGAGCAGGACCGCGCGCTTCTCAATATCTCATACTTGGCGCAAAAACTCATTCAGTCATTCACGGAAAATATTCTCCTGATATTGAAGATGTGCGCGCTGTTGCCAACGCCATCCTTCGCCACCGCATTGTTCGCAACTACAAAGCCGAAGCAGAAAATGTTTCTGCCGAAGATATTATCAAAGAGTTGGTGAAGTAA
- a CDS encoding 30S ribosomal protein S12, producing the protein MPTIQQLIRHGRKKFTRKSKSIALNRSPQRRGVCIKVYTTTPKKPNSALRKVAKVRLSNGNEIIAYIPGEGHNLQEHSIVLVRGGRVKDLPGVRYHIVRGTLDTAGVDNMRQSRSKYGAKRPKAGAPAPAPKVKAAAEPTK; encoded by the coding sequence ATGCCTACAATTCAACAACTGATTAGACACGGACGCAAAAAATTTACGCGCAAGAGTAAATCCATAGCGCTGAACCGCAGTCCGCAGCGCAGAGGCGTGTGTATTAAAGTGTACACCACTACTCCTAAAAAACCAAACTCCGCATTGAGAAAAGTTGCGAAGGTTCGTCTCTCAAACGGGAATGAAATTATTGCATACATCCCTGGTGAAGGACATAATCTTCAGGAACACTCTATCGTGCTGGTACGCGGAGGCAGGGTGAAAGACCTTCCAGGCGTACGTTACCACATCGTTCGCGGAACATTAGATACAGCGGGTGTTGACAATATGCGCCAGTCCCGTTCAAAATATGGAGCAAAAAGACCAAAAGCTGGAGCGCCAGCACCGGCACCTAAAGTAAAAGCAGCAGCAGAACCCACAAAATAA
- the rpsG gene encoding 30S ribosomal protein S7 yields the protein MRKSKAKKRLLLPDPRFQDTLVTRFVNNLMYSGKKNKAYGIFYETIDIVADKTKEDGLQTWKKALSNVTPQVEVKSRRIGGANYQIPQEVLPERKIALAIKWMIQYAKERKEHRMSNGLASEIIAAAKQEGAAWKKKEDVHRMAEANKAYSHFKIK from the coding sequence ATGAGAAAATCCAAAGCAAAAAAACGCCTCCTACTTCCTGACCCCAGATTTCAGGATACGCTTGTTACCCGTTTTGTAAATAATCTGATGTATTCAGGAAAGAAAAACAAAGCATACGGAATCTTTTATGAGACCATTGACATTGTTGCCGACAAAACAAAAGAAGATGGTTTACAAACATGGAAAAAAGCATTGAGCAATGTTACTCCTCAGGTAGAAGTTAAATCACGCAGGATTGGCGGTGCAAACTACCAAATCCCACAGGAAGTTCTTCCGGAAAGAAAAATTGCTCTTGCCATCAAATGGATGATCCAATATGCTAAAGAAAGAAAAGAACACAGAATGAGCAATGGACTTGCTTCTGAAATTATTGCTGCAGCAAAGCAGGAAGGTGCCGCATGGAAAAAGAAAGAAGACGTTCACCGCATGGCAGAAGCAAACAAAGCATATTCACATTTTAAGATCAAGTAA
- the fusA gene encoding elongation factor G, giving the protein MSDLRYTRNIGIAAHIDAGKTTCTERILYYTGVNHKIGEVHDGAATMDWMIQEQERGITITSAATTCFWNYRGNKYKVNIIDTPGHVDFTVEVNRSLRVLDGLVFLFSAVDGVEPQSETNWRLANNYNVTRICFVNKMDRAGADFLNVCKQVKEMLGGNAVPLQLPLGAEANFRGVIDLINNRAIEWNEEDKGMTFKVVDIPADMKDEVYHWREKLLESVSEFDDKIMEKFFADQSTITEDEVLTALRKATIAGKIIPMVCGSAFKNKGVQTMLDLVMSIMPSPLDKDNIHGINPDTEQEVTRKPDVKDPFTALAFKIATDPFVGRLAFFRAYSGRLDSGSYVLNTRSGQKERISRIFQMHANKQNQVPFIEAGDIGAAVGFKDIKTGDTLCDEKHPIVLEAMNFPEPVIGIAIEPKTQADLDKLGTSLAKLSEEDPTFRVKTDDDTNQTIISGMGELHLEIIVDRLKREFKVEINQGAPQVNYKEAITGTIEHREVYKKQTGGRGKFADMEFTVSPVDADFEVTEKNGGLQFENEVKGGNIPREFIPAVEKGFRAAMVNGVLAGFQMQTMKIVLSDGSYHDVDSDALSFEICARTAFREALPKAKPVLMEPIMKIEVITPEQYMGDVVGDLNRRRGIIEGMDSKANAQVIKAKVPLGEMFGYVTQLRTLSSGRATSTMEFSHYAETPRNISEEVVAKAKGKKAAEKV; this is encoded by the coding sequence ATGAGCGATTTAAGATATACAAGGAACATCGGCATTGCAGCGCACATTGATGCAGGTAAAACAACTTGCACTGAGCGCATACTGTATTATACTGGTGTTAACCACAAGATCGGTGAAGTGCATGACGGAGCAGCTACAATGGACTGGATGATTCAAGAGCAGGAACGCGGAATCACAATCACTTCTGCCGCTACTACTTGTTTTTGGAACTATCGCGGTAATAAATATAAGGTAAACATTATTGATACTCCCGGCCACGTGGATTTCACGGTGGAGGTAAACCGGTCGCTTCGTGTACTCGATGGACTGGTTTTCTTGTTTTCAGCAGTGGATGGTGTTGAACCACAATCTGAAACCAACTGGCGTCTCGCTAATAATTATAATGTAACGCGTATCTGTTTCGTAAATAAAATGGACCGTGCGGGCGCTGACTTCCTTAATGTTTGCAAGCAGGTAAAAGAAATGCTTGGTGGAAATGCTGTTCCCCTTCAATTGCCTCTTGGAGCAGAAGCAAATTTTCGTGGAGTAATTGACTTGATTAACAACCGAGCTATCGAGTGGAATGAAGAAGATAAAGGAATGACTTTTAAAGTTGTGGATATTCCTGCTGATATGAAAGATGAAGTATATCACTGGAGAGAAAAACTTCTTGAATCAGTTTCTGAATTTGATGATAAGATTATGGAAAAATTCTTCGCTGACCAGTCAACAATAACTGAAGATGAAGTTCTCACTGCGCTTCGCAAAGCAACTATTGCAGGAAAAATAATTCCAATGGTTTGCGGTTCGGCATTCAAAAATAAAGGTGTTCAAACAATGCTTGATCTGGTGATGTCAATCATGCCATCGCCCCTTGATAAAGATAATATTCATGGTATAAATCCGGATACAGAACAGGAAGTTACACGTAAACCCGATGTGAAAGATCCTTTCACAGCACTTGCGTTCAAAATTGCAACCGATCCTTTTGTAGGACGTTTGGCATTCTTCCGCGCGTATTCAGGCAGATTGGATTCCGGTTCTTATGTATTGAACACTCGCTCAGGACAGAAAGAGCGCATATCCCGTATTTTCCAAATGCACGCCAACAAACAAAACCAGGTTCCTTTTATTGAAGCAGGAGATATTGGCGCTGCGGTGGGATTCAAAGACATTAAAACAGGCGACACACTTTGCGATGAGAAACATCCTATCGTTCTCGAAGCAATGAATTTTCCTGAACCTGTTATCGGTATCGCCATCGAGCCAAAAACTCAGGCAGACCTTGACAAGCTCGGAACTTCCCTTGCAAAACTTTCTGAAGAAGATCCAACATTCAGAGTTAAAACCGATGATGATACAAACCAAACAATCATCAGCGGAATGGGTGAACTTCACCTCGAAATTATTGTTGACCGTTTAAAGCGCGAGTTTAAAGTGGAGATAAATCAGGGCGCTCCTCAGGTTAATTATAAGGAAGCAATTACCGGAACGATTGAACATCGTGAAGTATATAAAAAACAAACAGGTGGTCGCGGTAAATTCGCTGACATGGAATTTACAGTTTCTCCTGTGGATGCTGACTTTGAAGTGACAGAAAAGAATGGCGGATTGCAATTTGAAAATGAAGTGAAGGGCGGTAATATTCCGCGCGAGTTCATTCCTGCTGTAGAAAAAGGATTCCGTGCCGCAATGGTGAATGGCGTTCTTGCAGGATTCCAGATGCAAACAATGAAAATTGTTTTATCAGACGGTTCTTACCACGATGTGGATTCTGACGCTCTCTCATTTGAGATTTGCGCGCGCACCGCTTTCCGTGAAGCATTGCCGAAAGCAAAACCCGTTCTGATGGAACCGATAATGAAAATTGAAGTCATCACTCCTGAACAATATATGGGTGATGTGGTGGGTGACTTGAACAGACGCAGAGGAATCATCGAAGGAATGGACAGCAAAGCAAATGCGCAGGTGATTAAAGCAAAAGTTCCGCTCGGAGAAATGTTCGGATACGTAACGCAGTTGCGCACACTTTCTTCAGGGCGTGCAACTTCTACTATGGAATTTTCACATTACGCGGAAACACCAAGAAATATTTCTGAAGAAGTAGTAGCAAAAGCAAAAGGTAAAAAAGCAGCAGAAAAAGTTTAA
- the rpsJ gene encoding 30S ribosomal protein S10 → MSQQRIRIKLKSYDHHLVDKSAEKIVKTAKSTGAVISGPIPLPTNKRIYTVLRSPHVNKKAREQFQLCTYKRLIDIYSTSAKTVDALSKLELPSGVEVEIKV, encoded by the coding sequence ATGTCACAGCAGAGAATTAGAATCAAATTAAAATCCTACGACCATCACCTGGTTGATAAGTCGGCAGAAAAAATTGTTAAGACAGCAAAGTCTACAGGAGCTGTTATAAGCGGACCCATTCCACTTCCGACTAACAAACGCATTTATACAGTTCTTCGTTCCCCGCACGTGAATAAAAAAGCAAGGGAGCAATTTCAACTTTGCACATACAAGCGCCTGATTGATATTTACAGCACAAGCGCAAAAACTGTTGACGCGCTCAGCAAATTAGAATTACCCAGCGGTGTGGAAGTAGAAATTAAAGTGTAA
- the rplC gene encoding 50S ribosomal protein L3 has translation MAGLLGKKIGMTNMFDVSGRYVACTVIEAGPCVVTQVKTKEKDGYDSLQLGFAERKEKHTTSPQMGHFKKAGTTPKKAVAEFHDFEGDKKAGDTITLDIFTEGEYVDVVGTSKGKGFQGVVKRHHFSGVGAGNGHGQHDRQRSPGSIGASSFPSRVLKGMRMAGRMGGDRVKARNLEVLRLIKDKNLLIVKGSVPGAAGSFVMIQK, from the coding sequence ATGGCAGGATTACTCGGGAAAAAAATAGGAATGACCAACATGTTTGACGTTTCAGGCAGATACGTTGCATGTACTGTCATTGAAGCGGGACCTTGTGTGGTTACACAAGTAAAAACAAAAGAGAAGGACGGCTATGATTCTCTTCAGCTTGGTTTCGCGGAGAGAAAAGAAAAACATACCACTTCTCCTCAGATGGGCCATTTCAAAAAAGCAGGAACTACTCCAAAGAAAGCAGTTGCCGAGTTTCATGATTTTGAAGGAGATAAAAAAGCAGGCGATACCATCACGCTCGACATTTTCACTGAAGGAGAATACGTTGACGTTGTAGGAACTTCCAAAGGAAAAGGATTTCAGGGTGTTGTGAAACGCCACCACTTCAGCGGGGTTGGAGCAGGAAATGGTCACGGTCAGCATGATCGCCAGCGTTCACCCGGTTCTATCGGTGCATCCTCTTTCCCATCACGCGTATTAAAAGGAATGCGCATGGCAGGAAGAATGGGAGGTGACCGCGTGAAGGCACGCAACTTAGAAGTATTAAGATTAATAAAGGATAAAAACCTTCTGATAGTGAAAGGCTCAGTGCCCGGAGCTGCCGGAAGTTTTGTAATGATTCAGAAATAA
- the rplD gene encoding 50S ribosomal protein L4: MELTVVNIKGDKTKRKVSLHDSIFGIEPNDHAIYLDVKQFLANQRQGTHKAKTRNEIHGSTRKLHKQKGTGGSRKGDIKSPIFRGGGRIFGPEPRDYHFKLNKKVKQLARMSALSHKAKNNSITVLEDFSFENPKTKNYAELLSNLEMNGKKTLLVVGNDDKNINLSARNIQSAKVTSANSLSTYDIINANILLLSEGSLKTIETILLDDETAEAKPKVKAKAKSTVKKTKTIKKKSSTKEK, encoded by the coding sequence ATGGAACTCACTGTAGTAAATATTAAAGGAGATAAAACAAAGCGCAAGGTTTCTTTGCACGATTCCATTTTCGGAATTGAACCCAACGATCACGCTATTTATCTTGACGTGAAACAATTCCTCGCTAACCAGCGACAGGGAACTCACAAAGCAAAAACGAGAAATGAAATTCACGGAAGCACGCGCAAACTCCACAAGCAAAAAGGAACGGGTGGTTCACGTAAGGGCGATATCAAGAGTCCAATCTTCCGTGGCGGTGGGCGTATTTTCGGTCCCGAGCCAAGAGATTATCATTTCAAACTGAACAAGAAAGTAAAGCAACTTGCCCGCATGAGCGCGCTTTCTCATAAAGCGAAAAATAATTCCATCACCGTGCTTGAAGATTTTTCTTTTGAGAATCCAAAGACAAAAAATTATGCTGAACTTTTGAGCAATCTGGAAATGAACGGAAAAAAAACCTTGCTGGTTGTTGGCAATGATGACAAGAACATCAATCTTTCTGCAAGAAACATTCAATCAGCAAAAGTTACTTCAGCAAATTCGCTGAGCACGTATGATATTATTAATGCAAATATCCTTCTCTTATCCGAAGGCTCGCTAAAGACTATTGAAACTATCTTGCTTGATGATGAAACTGCAGAAGCGAAGCCGAAAGTGAAAGCGAAGGCAAAATCAACAGTAAAGAAAACAAAAACAATAAAGAAGAAATCATCAACAAAAGAGAAGTAA
- the rplW gene encoding 50S ribosomal protein L23 has translation MSIYLKPIITEKYAAKGDAAGKNNGGKGRYAFVVEKTANKVEIKKAIEKAYAVTVEEVNTMNYIGKIKTRYTATKIMNGLVKKAKKAIVTLKKGDTIDFYGNI, from the coding sequence ATGAGCATCTACCTAAAACCAATCATCACCGAAAAGTATGCCGCCAAGGGCGATGCTGCCGGAAAGAACAACGGAGGCAAAGGGCGCTACGCATTTGTGGTGGAGAAAACCGCCAACAAAGTAGAAATCAAAAAAGCTATAGAAAAAGCATACGCAGTTACTGTTGAAGAAGTGAATACGATGAATTACATCGGCAAAATAAAAACCAGATACACAGCAACAAAAATAATGAATGGTTTAGTGAAGAAAGCAAAGAAAGCAATTGTAACATTAAAAAAAGGAGACACAATAGATTTTTACGGAAATATATAA
- the rplB gene encoding 50S ribosomal protein L2 — translation MGVRRFRPITPGQRHKVANDNSDITSYVPEKSLLRSSKRSGGRNHTGKMTMRYLGGGHKRRFRVIDFKRDKQDIPAVVKSIEYDPMRTGRIALLQYNDGEKRYILAPQGLQVGQTVVSGKNVAPNLGNAMPLSAIPLGTIVHNIELNPGQGGKFIRSAGTYAQLTAKEAKFVILKMPSGETRMVLATCMATVGSVSNADHNQEVHGKAGRIRWFGRRSRNRPVAMNPVDHPMGGGEGRASGGHPRSRNGQLSKGLKTRKRTKRSNRYIVERRTKGYGSK, via the coding sequence ATGGGAGTAAGAAGATTCAGACCTATCACACCAGGTCAACGACATAAAGTAGCAAACGATAACAGCGACATCACCTCGTATGTTCCTGAAAAGTCATTGCTTCGTTCAAGCAAAAGAAGCGGTGGCAGAAACCACACAGGTAAAATGACTATGCGCTATCTCGGAGGCGGACATAAAAGACGTTTCCGCGTGATTGATTTCAAAAGAGACAAGCAGGATATTCCAGCCGTTGTAAAATCAATTGAGTATGACCCGATGCGCACCGGGCGCATCGCACTTCTTCAATATAATGACGGAGAAAAAAGATACATCCTCGCTCCGCAAGGATTACAAGTGGGTCAAACAGTTGTGTCAGGAAAAAATGTAGCGCCCAATCTTGGAAACGCAATGCCTCTTTCAGCCATTCCACTCGGAACAATTGTACATAATATAGAATTGAATCCCGGACAAGGAGGAAAATTTATTCGCAGCGCAGGCACTTACGCACAACTTACTGCTAAAGAAGCAAAGTTTGTAATATTAAAAATGCCATCAGGAGAAACACGCATGGTACTTGCAACTTGCATGGCAACCGTTGGTTCAGTTTCAAACGCAGACCACAATCAAGAGGTACACGGAAAAGCCGGGCGCATCCGCTGGTTCGGACGCAGATCACGCAACCGACCTGTTGCAATGAACCCTGTTGATCACCCGATGGGCGGTGGCGAAGGAAGAGCTTCAGGCGGGCATCCCCGCTCTCGAAACGGACAATTATCTAAAGGACTAAAAACAAGAAAGAGAACAAAACGCTCTAACAGATATATAGTAGAAAGAAGAACTAAAGGATATGGCTCGAAATAA
- the rpsS gene encoding 30S ribosomal protein S19: MARSLKKGFFIDFKLNKRVQEIIGGKKKYIVKTWSRRSMITPEFVGLTFAVHNGNKFIPVYVTENMVGHRLGEFSPTRTYRGHTGHVKAEANVPAPAATQAPEAK, encoded by the coding sequence ATGGCTCGAAGTTTAAAAAAAGGATTCTTCATTGATTTCAAACTCAACAAAAGAGTTCAGGAAATCATTGGCGGAAAAAAGAAATATATAGTCAAAACATGGTCCCGCAGGTCAATGATTACTCCTGAGTTTGTTGGATTGACTTTTGCCGTTCATAACGGAAACAAGTTCATTCCTGTTTATGTAACAGAAAATATGGTGGGGCATCGCCTGGGGGAATTTTCGCCAACGAGAACTTACCGCGGACATACCGGTCACGTAAAAGCAGAAGCAAATGTTCCTGCTCCTGCAGCAACACAAGCGCCAGAAGCAAAATAA
- the rplV gene encoding 50S ribosomal protein L22: MGVRKREMAEARKEANKTTYFAKLNNYPTSPRKMRLLADLIRNQPVENALNVLRFHTQHASLPLSKLVVSAVKNYEAKTGLRAEDSTLFVKEIRVDSGQMLKRFRPAPQGRAYRIRKRSNHVTVILDTIKETQE, encoded by the coding sequence ATGGGAGTTCGTAAAAGAGAAATGGCAGAAGCAAGAAAAGAAGCAAACAAGACAACTTACTTTGCAAAGTTGAATAATTATCCTACTTCGCCCCGCAAGATGCGCCTTCTTGCTGATTTAATTCGCAACCAGCCGGTTGAAAATGCACTGAATGTATTGCGCTTTCACACACAGCATGCATCACTTCCGCTTTCAAAGCTAGTAGTTTCAGCAGTAAAAAACTACGAAGCAAAAACAGGTTTGCGCGCAGAAGACAGCACACTCTTTGTAAAAGAGATTAGAGTAGACAGCGGACAAATGCTTAAACGCTTCCGCCCTGCCCCACAAGGTCGCGCATACAGAATCCGCAAGCGTTCCAATCACGTAACAGTAATATTAGATACAATAAAAGAAACACAAGAATAA
- the rpsC gene encoding 30S ribosomal protein S3, with amino-acid sequence MGQKANPIGNRLGIIRGWDSAWFGGNHYAEKLIEDERIRNYLKARLPKSSMSRIVIERTQKIVTVTIHTARPGIIIGKGGSEVDKLKEELKKITGKDIQINIFEVKRPEVDARIVADGIARQIEARISHKRCIKMAIASAMRMGAEGIKVRAGGRLGGVEIARSEAFKEGRTPLHTFRADIDFAIAEAHTSMGRIGIKVWICRGEVFGKRDLSPNITDSRDKKKGKRKDRDRNDRGDRGGHRDNRR; translated from the coding sequence ATGGGACAAAAAGCAAATCCAATTGGTAATCGCCTCGGAATCATCCGCGGATGGGACTCAGCATGGTTTGGCGGAAATCATTATGCCGAAAAACTTATTGAAGACGAACGCATTCGCAACTATCTGAAAGCTCGTTTACCAAAGAGCAGCATGTCACGCATTGTGATTGAGCGCACGCAGAAAATCGTAACAGTGACTATTCATACTGCGCGTCCTGGAATTATAATTGGAAAAGGCGGTTCAGAAGTTGACAAGTTGAAAGAAGAATTAAAAAAGATTACCGGAAAAGATATTCAGATAAATATTTTTGAAGTAAAACGGCCTGAAGTAGACGCACGCATTGTTGCCGATGGAATCGCCCGCCAGATTGAAGCGAGAATTTCTCACAAGCGCTGCATCAAAATGGCGATTGCTTCTGCCATGAGAATGGGAGCTGAAGGAATTAAAGTTCGCGCAGGCGGCCGTTTAGGCGGAGTGGAAATTGCACGCAGTGAAGCCTTCAAAGAAGGAAGAACTCCTCTTCACACCTTTCGGGCTGATATTGATTTTGCAATTGCTGAAGCGCATACTTCCATGGGAAGAATCGGAATCAAGGTTTGGATATGCAGAGGAGAAGTTTTCGGAAAACGCGACCTCTCCCCTAACATCACTGACAGCCGCGACAAGAAAAAAGGAAAACGCAAAGACAGAGACAGAAATGACCGCGGAGACAGAGGCGGGCACAGAGATAACAGAAGATAA
- the rplP gene encoding 50S ribosomal protein L16 has translation MLQPKKTKFRKMHKMVPSGNARRGTTLAFGSFGLKSVETAWITARQIEAARVALTRHIGREAKVWIRIFPDKPITKKPAEVRMGKGKGNPEYWVAVVKAGRVMFETEGTSLETAKEAMKLAGDKLPCISKFMVRNDFLESINK, from the coding sequence ATGCTACAACCAAAGAAAACAAAATTCAGAAAAATGCATAAGATGGTTCCGAGCGGAAACGCACGTAGAGGAACTACTCTGGCATTCGGTTCTTTCGGACTTAAGTCAGTTGAAACAGCTTGGATAACTGCCCGCCAGATTGAAGCAGCCCGCGTTGCACTTACCCGACACATTGGAAGAGAAGCAAAAGTGTGGATCAGAATTTTCCCTGATAAACCCATCACCAAAAAACCTGCAGAGGTTCGTATGGGAAAAGGAAAAGGAAATCCTGAATACTGGGTGGCGGTGGTAAAAGCGGGAAGAGTAATGTTTGAAACGGAAGGAACAAGCTTGGAAACAGCAAAAGAAGCGATGAAGCTAGCTGGAGACAAACTTCCATGCATTTCAAAGTTTATGGTCAGAAATGATTTTTTAGAAAGCATTAATAAGTAG
- the rpmC gene encoding 50S ribosomal protein L29: MKKADLSQLSTNDLEEKLKEEVASLDKMKFTHTISPVESPARITHSRKTVARMMTELRKRELAETKK, encoded by the coding sequence ATGAAAAAAGCAGATTTATCACAACTCTCAACCAATGACCTTGAGGAAAAACTGAAGGAAGAAGTTGCATCATTGGATAAAATGAAGTTCACGCACACCATTTCTCCTGTAGAAAGTCCTGCGCGCATTACGCATTCAAGAAAAACTGTTGCCCGCATGATGACTGAACTTCGCAAAAGAGAATTAGCAGAAACTAAAAAATAA
- the rpsQ gene encoding 30S ribosomal protein S17 gives MELTRTRRKEKVGLVTSNKMAKSIVVSVERQIKHPKYGKFIKRTSKFMAHDEKNEANIGDSVRIVETRPLSKNKCWRLVEIVEKAK, from the coding sequence ATGGAATTAACAAGAACACGCAGAAAAGAAAAAGTAGGGCTCGTAACGAGCAACAAAATGGCAAAGTCAATTGTTGTTTCTGTTGAACGTCAAATCAAGCATCCTAAATACGGAAAGTTTATCAAGCGCACAAGCAAGTTCATGGCGCACGATGAAAAAAATGAAGCGAACATAGGTGATTCAGTTCGCATTGTTGAAACACGCCCTCTTAGCAAAAACAAATGCTGGAGGTTGGTTGAAATTGTTGAAAAAGCGAAATAA
- the rplN gene encoding 50S ribosomal protein L14: protein MIRQESRLICADNSGAKEVLCIRVLGSTRKSGASVGDKIVVAVKKALPAGGVKEHSISKAVIVRTKKEIRRADGSYIRFDDNAAVLLNEVDELKGTRIFGPVARELRDKQFMKIVSLAPEVL from the coding sequence ATGATACGACAGGAATCAAGATTAATATGTGCAGACAACAGTGGAGCGAAAGAAGTTCTCTGTATCCGCGTTCTCGGAAGCACACGCAAGAGCGGTGCATCCGTTGGAGATAAAATTGTTGTGGCTGTAAAAAAAGCATTGCCCGCTGGCGGAGTGAAAGAACATTCTATTTCAAAGGCAGTGATTGTCCGCACGAAAAAAGAAATCCGCAGAGCTGATGGTTCTTACATCCGCTTTGATGATAATGCAGCCGTTCTGCTCAACGAAGTGGACGAACTGAAAGGTACACGCATCTTTGGTCCTGTTGCCAGAGAACTTCGCGACAAACAGTTCATGAAAATAGTTTCATTAGCTCCTGAAGTATTGTAA
- the rplX gene encoding 50S ribosomal protein L24 codes for MIKFKIKKGDTVKVISGDDKGKQGRVLSVDRETFRALVEGINMATKHTRPTAKNTKGGIIHQEASVHISNLMLVDAKGNTTRVGRRIDEATGKLVRYSKKSDETIKNVKQ; via the coding sequence ATGATAAAGTTCAAAATAAAAAAAGGCGACACTGTGAAAGTGATTTCTGGTGACGATAAAGGCAAACAAGGAAGAGTTCTATCGGTTGACAGGGAAACTTTCCGTGCGCTGGTTGAAGGAATCAATATGGCGACCAAGCATACACGCCCAACTGCTAAAAACACAAAAGGCGGTATCATTCATCAGGAAGCTTCCGTTCATATTTCAAACCTGATGCTTGTTGATGCCAAAGGAAACACTACAAGAGTCGGAAGAAGAATTGATGAAGCAACAGGCAAACTGGTTCGCTATTCAAAAAAATCTGACGAAACAATTAAAAATGTTAAACAGTAA